In Mangifera indica cultivar Alphonso chromosome 1, CATAS_Mindica_2.1, whole genome shotgun sequence, a single genomic region encodes these proteins:
- the LOC123230101 gene encoding germin-like protein subfamily 1 member 13, producing the protein MKGFLQTFVLFALAFSFVSAFDPSPLQDICVAIDEPENAVFVNGKFCRDPNLAKAEDFFFSVKMPGNTDNSLGSNVTAVTVDQIPGLNTLGISAARLDFAPYGEVPPHTHPRATEILVVLEGTLFVGFITSDPNHTLISKVLNQGDVFVFPIGLIHFQVNIGKTNAIAFSGLSSQNPGVITIANTVFGSNPPINPDFLAEAFQLDVNVVKDLETKFKMDN; encoded by the exons ATGAAAGGATTTTTACAAACTTTCGTTCTTTTTGCCTTGGCTTTCTCATTCGTCTCCGCATTTGACCCCAGTCCGCTTCAGGACATCTGTGTAGCCATCGATGAACCAGAGAACGCTG TGTTTGTGAATGGGAAGTTCTGTAGAGACCCCAACCTCGCCAAAGCGGAAGACTTCTTCTTTTCAGTTAAAATGCCTGGAAACACAGACAATTCACTTGGTTCAAATGTCACAGCTGTGACTGTAGATCAAATTCCCGGGCTTAACACTCTTGGCATCTCAGCTGCTCGCCTTGACTTTGCACCTTATGGTGAAGTCCCACCTCACACTCATCCTCGTGCCACTGAGATTCTTGTTGTCCTGGAAGGCACTCTTTTTGTTGGGTTCATCACTTCTGATCCCAACCATACACTCATAAGCAAAGTTCTTAACCAGGGAGATGTGTTCGTCTTCCCCATCGGTCTCATTCACTTCCAAGTCAATATCGGAAAAACAAATGCTATTGCTTTCTCTGGTTTGAGCAGTCAGAACCCCGGTGTAATTACCATTGCCAACACTGTGTTTGGATCAAATCCTCCGATTAATCCAGATTTTCTTGCCGAGGCCTTCCAATTGGACGTGAATGTGGTGAAAGATCTTGAGACAAAATTTAAGATGGATAATTAG
- the LOC123216330 gene encoding germin-like protein subfamily 1 member 13, which yields MKGFLQAFVLLALASSLASAFDPSPLQDFCVAIDNPLNGVFVNGKFCKDPKLAKAEDFSFSIIKPGDTNNPVGSNVTAVIVDQIPGLNTLGISAARIDFAPYGQNPPHTHPRATEILVVLEGTLLVGFVTSNPNNTLISKVLNKGDVFVFPIGLIHFQFNIGKTNALAIAALSSQNPGVITIANAVFGSNPPINPDFLAKAFMLDVKIVEDLQKKF from the exons ATGAAAGGTTTTCTTCAAGCTTTTGTTCTCTTAGCTTTGGCTTCCTCACTTGCCTCTGCTTTTGACCCCAGTCCTCTTCAGGACTTCTGTGTAGCCATCGACAACCCCTTGAACGGAG TGTTCGTGAATGGGAAGTTCTGCAAGGACCCGAAGCTGGCTAAAGCGGAGGATTTCTCCTTTTCAATTATAAAGCCTGGAGACACAAACAACCCAGTTGGATCGAATGTAACTGCAGTAATTGTAGATCAAATTCCAGGGCTTAACACTCTTGGCATATCAGCTGCCCGTATTGACTTTGCACCTTATGGCCAAAATCCACCTCATACTCATCCTCGTGCCACTGAGATTCTTGTTGTTCTAGAAGGTACTCTATTGGTTGGTTTCGTCACTTCCAATCCAAACAATACACTTATAAGCAAAGTTCTTAATAAGGGTGACGTGTTTGTGTTCCCCATTGGTCTCATTCACTTCCAATTCAATATCGGAAAAACAAATGCTCTTGCCATTGCTGCTTTGAGCAGCCAGAACCCTGGTGTCATTACTATTGCCAACGCCGTATTTGGATCAAATCCTCCTATTAATCCAGATTTTCTGGCCAAAGCTTTCATGTTGGACGTAAAAATAGTGGAAGATCTTCAGAAAAAGTTCTAG